A region of Nocardioides alkalitolerans DNA encodes the following proteins:
- the rplC gene encoding 50S ribosomal protein L3, translated as MTIERNVKGLLGTKLGMTQTWDENNRIVPITVIAASTNVVAGIRTPDVDGYNAIQVGFGEIEGRKVNKPEAGQFAKAGVTPRRHVVEIRTADATTYSVGQELSPADVFTPGDEIDVTGTSKGKGFAGTMKRHGFSGVGASHGAHRNHRKPGSIGACATPGRVFKGTRMSGRMGGATVTTQNITVHAVDAEKGLVLLKGAVPGPKGSVVVLRSAAKKQEASK; from the coding sequence ATGACCATCGAACGCAACGTCAAGGGCCTGCTGGGCACGAAGCTCGGCATGACCCAGACCTGGGACGAGAACAACCGCATCGTCCCCATCACGGTGATCGCCGCGTCGACCAACGTCGTCGCCGGCATCCGCACCCCCGACGTGGACGGCTACAACGCCATCCAGGTCGGCTTCGGCGAGATCGAGGGCCGCAAGGTCAACAAGCCGGAGGCCGGCCAGTTCGCGAAGGCGGGCGTCACACCCCGTCGTCACGTCGTCGAGATCCGCACCGCCGACGCCACGACCTACTCGGTCGGCCAGGAGCTCAGCCCCGCCGATGTCTTCACCCCCGGTGACGAGATCGACGTGACGGGCACGAGCAAGGGCAAGGGCTTCGCGGGCACGATGAAGCGCCACGGCTTCTCGGGTGTGGGCGCCTCGCACGGTGCGCACCGCAACCACCGCAAGCCGGGCTCCATCGGCGCCTGCGCCACGCCGGGCCGTGTCTTCAAGGGCACGCGCATGTCGGGCCGCATGGGTGGCGCGACCGTCACCACGCAGAACATCACCGTCCACGCGGTGGACGCCGAGAAGGGCCTCGTGCTCCTGAAGGGTGCCGTCCCTGGCCCCAAGGGCAGCGTCGTCGTGCTCCGCTCGGCCGCCAAGAAGCAGGAGGCGAGCAAGTGA
- the rpsJ gene encoding 30S ribosomal protein S10 translates to MAGQKIRIRLKAYDHEVIDTSARKIVDTVTRTGAKVAGPVPLPTEKNVYCVIRSPHKYKDSREHFEMRTHKRLIDIIDPTPKTVDSLMRLDLPAGVDIEIKL, encoded by the coding sequence ATGGCGGGACAGAAGATCCGCATCAGGCTCAAGGCCTACGACCACGAGGTCATCGACACCTCGGCGCGCAAGATCGTGGACACGGTCACCCGCACGGGCGCGAAGGTCGCCGGCCCGGTGCCGCTGCCGACGGAGAAGAACGTCTACTGCGTCATCCGTTCGCCCCACAAGTACAAGGACAGCCGCGAGCACTTCGAGATGCGCACCCACAAGCGCCTCATCGACATCATCGACCCGACCCCGAAGACGGTGGACTCGCTCATGCGACTCGACCTCCCCGCGGGTGTCGACATCGAGATCAAGCTCTGA
- a CDS encoding DUF4129 domain-containing protein produces the protein MTGSPRWDPPLEPTPEEARDALREELLRPEYRESDLLQRIRDWLAERFTGPTRTPDAGGFAVAQSIASWVVLIVLVLVLAWLISRARWSRSEHVARRRSLFGEEVVSAADLRRRAERALAEGRYADAVVDGYRALALRQIEVGVIEDVPGATAGEVARALAAELPARGAEVLAVAHLFDEVMYGERPADADRARGVLALDDDLAGVR, from the coding sequence GTGACCGGGTCCCCGCGGTGGGACCCGCCGCTCGAGCCCACGCCCGAGGAGGCGCGCGACGCGCTGCGCGAGGAGCTGCTGCGCCCCGAGTACCGGGAGAGCGACCTCCTCCAGCGCATCCGTGACTGGCTCGCGGAGCGGTTCACCGGCCCGACCCGCACCCCGGACGCCGGCGGGTTCGCCGTCGCCCAGTCCATCGCCTCGTGGGTCGTGCTCATCGTGCTGGTCCTCGTGCTGGCCTGGCTGATCAGCCGCGCGCGCTGGTCGCGCTCGGAGCACGTGGCCCGCCGCCGCTCGCTCTTCGGCGAGGAGGTCGTCTCGGCGGCCGACCTGCGTCGTCGGGCCGAGCGGGCCCTCGCGGAGGGCCGGTACGCCGACGCGGTCGTCGACGGCTACCGCGCGCTCGCCCTGCGTCAGATCGAGGTCGGCGTGATCGAGGACGTGCCCGGGGCCACCGCGGGCGAGGTGGCCCGCGCCCTGGCCGCCGAGCTCCCGGCGCGCGGCGCCGAGGTGCTGGCCGTGGCCCACCTCTTCGACGAGGTCATGTACGGCGAGCGTCCGGCCGACGCGGACCGCGCGCGCGGCGTGCTGGCGCTCGACGACGACCTGGCGGGGGTCCGATGA
- a CDS encoding DUF4350 domain-containing protein: protein MSTTTPAAPTAAGATAGASGGRRRRRPRLTTIVVLVALVALLVGGLLVGTQEPGEGRLDPDEAGPDGGRALARVLADQGVEVEVVRDAEALADADVDQDTTLLVSDPAALGRAAAEDLANGHGAARLLVADPRRGVAELFGFTDGRRVGAADGVTASCDGDGDGDGAAGVDLDGLEVAVEAGVAFDDVAGCFPTDDGVLLAVDGDVVLLGLDEVLTNDQVLEADNAAVALRLLGAEDRLVWYVPDPADISDDEGASIGSFLPDWVVPAVWLAALTVVAAMVWRGRRFGPLATEPLPVVVRAIETTESRGRLYRRSGDREHAARALRDATRERLAQQVGSTRGAPAAAVVHEVARRSGWPVGLVGLLLDPAAPVPTDDQQLLQFAHQLRDLEREVRRA from the coding sequence ATGAGCACGACGACCCCGGCCGCGCCCACGGCGGCGGGAGCCACGGCGGGGGCGTCGGGCGGCCGCCGTCGACGCCGGCCCCGCCTGACCACCATCGTGGTGCTGGTCGCGCTCGTCGCCCTGCTCGTGGGCGGCCTGCTCGTCGGCACCCAGGAGCCCGGCGAGGGCCGTCTGGACCCCGACGAGGCCGGTCCCGACGGTGGGCGGGCCCTCGCCCGCGTGCTCGCCGACCAGGGCGTGGAGGTCGAGGTCGTGCGCGACGCCGAGGCGCTGGCCGACGCCGACGTCGACCAGGACACGACCCTCCTCGTGAGCGACCCCGCGGCCCTGGGACGCGCGGCCGCCGAGGACCTCGCCAACGGCCACGGGGCGGCGCGGCTCCTCGTGGCCGACCCGCGCCGCGGCGTGGCCGAGCTGTTCGGGTTCACCGACGGTCGCCGGGTCGGCGCCGCCGACGGCGTCACCGCGAGCTGCGACGGCGACGGCGACGGCGACGGCGCCGCCGGGGTCGACCTCGACGGCCTCGAGGTCGCCGTGGAGGCCGGCGTCGCGTTCGACGACGTCGCCGGTTGCTTCCCCACCGACGACGGCGTGCTCCTCGCCGTGGACGGCGACGTCGTGCTGCTCGGCCTCGACGAGGTGCTGACCAACGACCAGGTGCTCGAGGCGGACAACGCCGCGGTGGCCCTCCGCCTGCTCGGCGCGGAGGACCGGCTGGTCTGGTACGTGCCCGACCCCGCCGACATCTCCGACGACGAGGGCGCCTCGATCGGCTCGTTCCTCCCCGACTGGGTCGTGCCGGCCGTCTGGCTCGCCGCCCTCACCGTCGTGGCCGCCATGGTGTGGCGCGGACGCCGCTTCGGGCCGCTCGCGACCGAGCCGCTGCCGGTCGTCGTGCGCGCCATCGAGACCACCGAGAGCCGTGGCCGCCTCTACCGCCGCAGCGGGGACCGCGAGCACGCCGCGCGGGCGCTGCGCGACGCGACCCGCGAGCGGCTCGCGCAGCAGGTCGGCTCCACCCGCGGCGCCCCGGCCGCCGCCGTCGTGCACGAGGTTGCCCGCCGTTCCGGCTGGCCCGTAGGGCTCGTCGGGCTCCTGCTCGACCCCGCCGCCCCGGTCCCCACCGACGACCAGCAGCTCCTGCAGTTCGCCCACCAGCTCAGAGACCTGGAGAGAGAGGTACGTCGCGCATGA
- a CDS encoding MoxR family ATPase, which produces MSETPPPPPFTLGKPGGDARERLAAVRREVAKTVVGQDAAVSGLLVALLCGGHVLMEGVPGVAKTLLVRTLAASLEVDTRRVQFTPDLMPGDITGSMVIESGGGELVFREGPVFTNLLLADEINRTPPKTQSALLEAMEEGQVSVDGVSRRLPAPFLVAATQNPVEYEGTYPLPEAQLDRFLLKVVLPVPDRGSEIEVLRRHAGGFDPRDVAGAGVAAVAGPADIVAGQEAVRSVQVRDEVLGYVVDIARATRESPSLDLGVSPRGATALLRTSRAWAWLQGRDYVTPDDVKALAHATLAHRLTLRPEAELEGVQVGQVLATALASVPVPR; this is translated from the coding sequence ATGAGCGAGACGCCCCCGCCCCCGCCCTTCACCCTCGGCAAGCCCGGCGGCGACGCCCGCGAGCGGCTCGCCGCCGTGCGGCGCGAGGTCGCCAAGACCGTGGTCGGACAGGACGCTGCCGTCTCCGGCCTCCTGGTCGCCCTCCTCTGCGGGGGCCACGTGCTCATGGAGGGCGTGCCCGGTGTTGCGAAGACGCTCCTGGTCCGCACCCTGGCCGCGTCGCTCGAGGTGGACACCCGGCGGGTGCAGTTCACGCCGGACCTGATGCCCGGCGACATCACCGGCTCCATGGTGATCGAGTCCGGTGGCGGCGAGCTGGTCTTCCGCGAGGGGCCGGTCTTCACCAACCTCCTGCTCGCCGACGAGATCAACCGCACGCCCCCCAAGACGCAGTCCGCGCTCCTCGAGGCGATGGAGGAGGGCCAGGTCTCTGTCGACGGCGTGTCGCGTCGTCTGCCCGCCCCGTTCCTCGTCGCGGCCACGCAGAACCCCGTCGAGTACGAGGGCACCTACCCGCTGCCCGAGGCCCAGCTCGACCGCTTCCTCCTCAAGGTCGTGCTCCCCGTGCCCGACCGCGGCTCCGAGATCGAGGTGCTGCGGCGGCACGCGGGCGGGTTCGACCCCCGCGACGTCGCCGGCGCCGGGGTGGCCGCGGTCGCGGGCCCCGCGGACATCGTCGCGGGGCAGGAAGCCGTGCGCTCGGTGCAGGTGCGGGACGAGGTGCTCGGCTACGTCGTCGACATCGCCCGCGCCACGCGGGAGTCGCCGTCGCTCGACCTCGGCGTCAGCCCCCGTGGCGCCACCGCCCTGCTGCGCACCTCGCGGGCGTGGGCGTGGCTCCAGGGCCGCGACTACGTGACGCCCGACGACGTCAAGGCGCTCGCCCACGCGACGCTCGCCCACCGGCTCACCCTGCGGCCCGAGGCCGAGCTCGAGGGCGTGCAGGTCGGCCAGGTGCTGGCGACGGCCCTCGCCAGCGTGCCCGTCCCCCGCTGA
- a CDS encoding DUF58 domain-containing protein: MTITGRVLVLLALGIVPVVLQPDPVTPWAWALVVAVVVAVDVALAPSLRDLEVTRSPVGSIRLGTGATSRLLVRNRGNRAVRLALRDAWQPTAGASDNRHRLKVAAGGGARAVTPLLPRRRGDLRAAGVTLRVRGPLGLGVRQRTLDVPGSVRALPAFDSRKHLPSRLARLRELDGRSALRVRGQGTEFDSLREYVRGDDVRSIDWRASARTRNVVVRTWQPERDRRVVVVLDTSRTSAGRVDDVPRLDSAMDAALLLAALASRAGDRIDFLAGDRVVRRRLRTGGGTSVVHPLSEAMADLGPVIAEADWRTLAGGVQELGRRRALVVLLTPLEPASIEEGLLPVLPTLTRHHRVVVASVRDPALDALAADRSDVDAVYAAVAAEQTAARRRATADLLRALGADVLDTDAERLPPVLADHYLALKARGQL; this comes from the coding sequence GTGACGATCACCGGCCGCGTCCTCGTCCTGCTCGCCCTGGGCATCGTGCCCGTGGTGCTGCAGCCGGACCCCGTCACGCCCTGGGCCTGGGCGCTGGTGGTCGCGGTCGTGGTCGCCGTGGACGTGGCGCTCGCCCCGTCCCTGCGCGACCTCGAGGTCACCCGCTCCCCCGTCGGCAGCATCCGCCTCGGCACCGGGGCGACCAGTCGCCTCCTCGTCCGCAACCGCGGGAACCGCGCCGTACGGCTCGCGCTGCGCGACGCCTGGCAGCCCACCGCGGGCGCCTCCGACAACCGGCACCGGCTGAAGGTCGCCGCCGGGGGCGGCGCCCGGGCCGTGACGCCCCTGCTCCCCCGCCGCCGGGGCGACCTCCGGGCTGCCGGGGTGACCTTGCGGGTGCGCGGCCCCCTCGGCCTCGGCGTCCGCCAGCGCACGCTCGACGTGCCCGGCTCGGTGCGCGCGCTGCCGGCCTTCGACTCGCGCAAGCACCTCCCCAGCCGGCTCGCCCGGCTGCGCGAGCTCGACGGTCGCTCTGCGCTGCGGGTGCGCGGCCAGGGCACGGAGTTCGACTCGTTGCGCGAGTACGTGCGGGGCGACGACGTGCGCTCGATCGATTGGCGCGCCAGCGCCCGCACCCGCAACGTGGTCGTGCGCACCTGGCAGCCGGAGCGCGACCGGCGGGTCGTGGTCGTGCTCGACACCTCCCGCACCTCGGCCGGCCGCGTGGACGACGTGCCCCGCCTCGACTCGGCCATGGACGCCGCCCTGCTGCTGGCCGCCCTCGCGTCGAGGGCGGGCGACCGCATCGACTTCCTGGCCGGCGACCGCGTCGTGCGGCGCCGCCTGCGCACGGGCGGCGGCACCAGCGTGGTGCACCCGCTGTCCGAGGCGATGGCCGACCTCGGCCCCGTCATCGCGGAGGCCGACTGGCGCACCCTGGCAGGGGGCGTGCAGGAGCTCGGCCGCCGCCGTGCCCTGGTCGTGCTGCTCACCCCGCTCGAGCCCGCCTCCATCGAGGAGGGCCTGCTGCCGGTGCTGCCCACGTTGACCCGCCACCACCGGGTCGTCGTCGCCTCGGTGCGCGACCCCGCGCTCGACGCGCTGGCGGCGGACCGCTCCGACGTCGACGCCGTGTACGCCGCGGTGGCGGCCGAGCAGACCGCGGCGCGCCGCCGGGCCACGGCCGACCTGCTCCGCGCGCTCGGGGCGGACGTCCTCGACACGGACGCCGAGCGGCTGCCACCGGTGCTGGCCGACCACTACCTCGCGCTCAAGGCCCGCGGGCAGCTCTGA
- a CDS encoding stage II sporulation protein M, producing MDLDAYAVMHAGEWYRLDQLSRAGRLSGAEVDELMELYDRVSTQLSVVRAAAPDAEVVGFLSTLLARSRNRAVGTRTTTWQAVAGFFTHRFPAALYRLRWWWGGTIAANVVLFLVCFLWLLANPEVERSLLDPAQVQQYVDEDFADYYSEHAPTSFGSLVWINNSWVAGLCLALGVLGVPVVLLLFLNVANVALAAALMTRYDAGAEFWGLILPHGLLELTAIFVAGGVGLRLFWSWVEPGARTRGQSMAREGRTAMTVALGLVVVLFVSGVLEAVVTPSPLPTPIRVGIGVLAELTFLAYVFVLGRRAAAQGHDGDVAESVAGDRLATAA from the coding sequence GTGGACCTGGACGCCTATGCCGTGATGCACGCGGGGGAGTGGTACCGCCTCGACCAGCTGTCGCGCGCCGGGCGGCTCTCGGGCGCCGAGGTCGACGAGCTGATGGAGCTCTACGACCGGGTCAGCACCCAGCTGAGCGTGGTGCGCGCCGCCGCGCCGGACGCCGAGGTCGTGGGCTTCCTCTCCACCCTCCTCGCCCGCTCCCGCAACCGGGCGGTGGGCACCCGCACGACCACCTGGCAGGCCGTCGCGGGCTTCTTCACCCACCGCTTCCCGGCCGCGCTCTACCGCCTGCGCTGGTGGTGGGGCGGCACCATCGCGGCCAACGTCGTGCTGTTCCTCGTCTGCTTTCTCTGGCTGCTCGCCAACCCCGAGGTGGAGCGGTCGCTGCTCGACCCTGCGCAGGTGCAGCAGTACGTCGACGAGGACTTCGCCGACTACTACAGCGAGCACGCCCCGACCAGCTTCGGCAGCCTCGTCTGGATCAACAACTCCTGGGTGGCCGGCCTCTGCCTCGCCCTCGGCGTGCTCGGCGTGCCCGTCGTCCTGCTGCTCTTCCTCAACGTCGCCAACGTCGCGCTCGCCGCGGCGCTGATGACCCGGTACGACGCGGGCGCCGAGTTCTGGGGCCTGATCCTGCCCCACGGGTTGCTGGAGCTGACCGCCATCTTCGTCGCGGGCGGCGTGGGCCTGCGGCTCTTCTGGTCGTGGGTGGAACCGGGTGCCCGCACGCGCGGGCAGTCGATGGCGCGGGAGGGACGCACCGCGATGACCGTGGCCCTCGGGCTCGTCGTCGTCCTCTTCGTCTCCGGTGTGCTGGAGGCCGTCGTGACGCCCTCGCCGCTACCCACGCCGATCCGCGTGGGCATCGGCGTGCTCGCGGAGCTGACGTTCCTGGCGTACGTGTTCGTGCTCGGTCGCCGCGCGGCGGCGCAGGGCCACGACGGGGACGTCGCGGAGAGCGTGGCGGGCGACCGCCTGGCCACGGCCGCCTGA
- a CDS encoding RDD family protein, which produces MSAPTANPPTSPRRAGVRPWPRSGRVGDAGTLSALGDDDLVTGEAVALQLRPATIGSRVLAGFIDVACVGAAYVAISTVLALATIATDPALFEAATILSLVLAVIVTPATIETLTRGRSVGKIALGLRVVRDDGGPIVFHHAFTRSLIGVVELYGLVAAPAFLTALLHPRGKRLGDLAAGTYVISDRASLRLALPAPMPPPLAPWAATADIAPPPPHLVLAARQFLARAHTLEPRSRHVLALQLADQLHAYVAPPPPPGTPPEAFLCGVLAARRERDLQRLQRETRLRLRLLQRRRA; this is translated from the coding sequence ATGAGCGCACCGACCGCGAACCCCCCGACCTCCCCGCGCCGGGCGGGCGTGCGTCCCTGGCCGCGGTCGGGCCGCGTCGGCGACGCCGGCACGCTGTCCGCCCTCGGCGACGACGACCTCGTCACCGGCGAGGCGGTGGCCCTGCAGCTGCGACCGGCGACCATCGGGTCCCGCGTGCTCGCCGGGTTCATCGACGTGGCCTGCGTGGGCGCCGCCTACGTCGCGATCTCGACGGTGCTCGCGCTCGCGACGATCGCGACCGACCCGGCGCTGTTCGAGGCCGCCACGATCCTGTCGCTCGTCCTCGCCGTGATCGTGACGCCCGCGACGATCGAGACGCTGACCCGCGGGCGCTCCGTCGGCAAGATCGCCCTCGGCCTGCGGGTCGTGCGGGACGACGGCGGGCCGATCGTCTTCCACCACGCGTTCACGCGGTCCCTGATCGGCGTGGTCGAGCTCTACGGGCTCGTCGCGGCCCCCGCCTTCCTGACGGCGCTCCTGCACCCCCGCGGCAAGCGTCTGGGCGACCTGGCGGCCGGCACCTACGTCATCTCCGACCGCGCCAGCCTGCGTCTCGCGCTCCCCGCGCCCATGCCGCCGCCGCTCGCCCCGTGGGCCGCGACCGCGGACATCGCCCCGCCCCCGCCGCACCTCGTGCTCGCCGCCCGGCAGTTCCTCGCCCGGGCCCACACGCTGGAGCCGCGCTCCCGCCACGTGCTGGCGCTGCAGCTCGCCGACCAGCTCCACGCGTACGTCGCTCCCCCGCCCCCGCCGGGCACGCCGCCCGAGGCGTTCCTCTGCGGCGTGCTGGCCGCCCGACGCGAGCGGGACCTCCAACGGCTGCAACGCGAGACCCGCCTGCGGCTGCGGTTGCTGCAGCGCAGGCGGGCCTGA